CCGGGCTCGCCAACATCGAGGCGATCCGCGAGATGGACGCGCAGAACCTCGCCTTTCCCGACGAGAGCTTCGACACCGTCGTCTCCATGTACACGATCACAGCGGTGCCGGATCCGATCCGGGTCATGCAGGAGATCGTTCGCGTGACGAAGCCCGGCGGCACTATCGTCATCGTCAGCCATTTCCACAGCGGCCACCCGGTCTGGGGCCGGGTCGAGAACCTGCTGACCCCGCTGACCCGCCGACTCGGCTGGCGGCCGGAACTCTCGCTCGACGCGATTGCGGCGGTCGAGGATGCGGAACTGCGCCAGCAGCGCCGCCTGGGCCTGCTCAATCTGTTCAGTGTCGTGGAGTTTGTCCGCGCCGGCTGAGACGCGGGCCGGAACAGCAGCGCGCGGTGCTGCAGCGCAGCATAAAAAAACCGTTTTACAGTCACAAATCGGTAACGTAGCCTTTTGATACACGGGAGATGAACAGCACCTTGCTCCCCTCCATGCACATTCTGGCGTAACGCACGTTACGCCCTGACAGCGAAACACCCCGGGTTCCACGCGGGGGTCACTGGGTCTGTTGTTTGTTGGAGGGTTGATCATGGTCGATGTTACCGGCAGCGGTGTCGGAACGGAGTCCCATTCGTTCGGCGCCGAGGATCCGAACGAAGAGTTCACGCTTGAAAGCCCTGACGTTTCCCCTGCCCCCGAGGTGCCGCCTGCCGATGCAGGTGCGGACGTTTACGGCGCGGGTATCCCCGCCGACGAAACCCCACCTTCTCCAACGGACACCGGCGCGATGCCGGACGAGCCCTTGCTCATCGCCGACGCGGGGACCGGCAGCCCTGATGACGTCTCGCAGCCGGAGTCGACGGGGCCGCAGGTCCAGATGCCGGGCGAGGGAGTGGACGACTTCTCCTTCTCCGGGCCACGGGTCGTCAACGTGGGCGGGTATGCACCGCCGCCCCAGGACGATTTCACACCCAACCCCTCGATGCAGCGTGCCTTGCAGGGCGCCACGCGCGATCCCTTCCTCGACGTGCTGGACGGCACCGCGCCGCCACCCGCGCAGATCCCGATGCCTTCGGTCGACTGGGACGCGCCTGCCGACCTGCCGGATACGGTGACCTACGGCGATCCCTTCACGCCGCTGACGCCGGGGACGCAGCCCACGAACCTCATCACCGGTGAGACGATCCAGAACCCGATGGATGTGGACGGCGCGCTCGACGACATCCGCGCGATGCCCGGTATCGCGCCGAGCCAGCCGAGCCAGACTGCCAGCGGCACGGGCAGCGGCACGGGCGGCGGCACGGGCGGCGGCACGGGCGGCGGCACGGGCGGCGGCCCCGTCATCAGCGACCTTGCGCTTATCGACCCGGTGACCGGCGAGTTGCCGCCCGATCCGCGTGCATCGCTTCAGACTGTCTATACCGACCCGAACACGGTTCGTATCGGCGCGCTGCCGGAGGGCTATGTGTTCCCCGAGCCGGACGACAGACCGGCAAACCCGGCGCTGCGCTTCGCGGCAGGCTTCGCGCACCAGACGGCGTCCAATGTTGCGGAACTCGGCCGTCTCGGCGGCGGGATGCTCGACATGGCTATGACCGGCCTCGGCGCCGCGGGCAGCCCGGGCCTCGACGGCTCGGTCAATGCGCGCGGGCTCGTCAACAATGGGGTCGTCCCGGTGGACTCGGGCCTGCAGGACGCTGCCCAGTCCTACCAGGCACAGATCGACTACACCTATGGCGGTCCGAACGGCGCCTGGATGCAGAGCCAGGAATTCGGCGACGGCGCGATGACGCAGCGCGTCGCCGACCTCGGAATCGCCGTGATACCGGCAGCGGCGGCGACCTCTCTCTCGGCGGGCCGCAATGTGGGTCGGATCGACGACGCACTCGATGCGAGCCTCGTCGCAGGAATCGACGGTGTCGAACTGCTTCCCCGCGGCACCACCCAGCCGACCGTCGGCCCGCGTCCGCAAGCCGGCCCCACGGCGAACCTGGGCGCTCTCGACAATGCCGGCGGAACGGTTCCGCTGCGCACACAGACCGGGCCCGGGGCGAATCTCGGTGCGCTGGACAATGCCCCGCCACCCCGCGACATCGGCCTGCAAACGGCGCGGCCGCAAGCCGCACCGAACGGCAACACGCTGTTCCCCGATCAGCTTCCCTTGCCGGACGACATCCGGGCGTCCCGTCCGCTTGGCGATCAGTCGGCAATCGTGCCGAGCGACCGCATGGTCGGCGTGACCTACACCGACAATGGCGTGCCCCTGACCCAGTCCGGGCCGGTCTCTGGCTCCGATACCTCCCTGGTCGAGCAGGCGAGGGTCAGCACCTTCCAGAACCTGAACCCCAAGACCGGCGCGGCAGAGACGCGCTATGTCGTCAACGGTGGCTTCCAGGGCATGTCTGACGGGATCCAGCAGCAGGTCGTCGAGGCGCTGCCGCAATGGAACCCGAGAACCTATGCCGGCAAGTCGCCGGACGAGATCTCCGCGATCCTCAACCGGCCCGGCCGCGAAGTCTTCGTGGTCACCGATGCCAACGGAGATGTCGGCGGCATTGCCGCACTGATGCCGACCGAAGCGCGCATGACCGACGGGACGACAGGGACGGTCCAGTACCTCGGCCAGGTCGCGGGCGGACGGAACGTGCCGGGCGCCGGCACGCAGGCGACGCGCGAGGCGGTGGAAACCGCTCTCGCACGCGGCGACCATGTGGTTGCCTACACCACGGGCGCCGAGAACGTGAT
This is a stretch of genomic DNA from Futiania mangrovi. It encodes these proteins:
- a CDS encoding class I SAM-dependent methyltransferase, coding for MPRSTFRNDPSRRVLEEKGLMDAYARWAPVYDVVFGPTVEAGRKAAVEIANRTGGRLLDVGVGTGLSLPLYRPDAAVTGVDLSPQMLARARDRVRRAGLANIEAIREMDAQNLAFPDESFDTVVSMYTITAVPDPIRVMQEIVRVTKPGGTIVIVSHFHSGHPVWGRVENLLTPLTRRLGWRPELSLDAIAAVEDAELRQQRRLGLLNLFSVVEFVRAG